From Synchiropus splendidus isolate RoL2022-P1 chromosome 10, RoL_Sspl_1.0, whole genome shotgun sequence, the proteins below share one genomic window:
- the LOC128765562 gene encoding interferon alpha/beta receptor 1a-like has translation MWATVCWTLLTLAVRGSAEPAPPQNLTMVTLNTNYQLHWDWNGPATDHVTFAVQYLSSYKREQHKDDWSSPSSCDNTTRRFCDLTHQNLVYFGCYNVRVRAIIKGDPSNWTSTEFCPDKDARLGPPSRVELSPVGADLEVVITDPLTSSNTTMREMCSSLRYLLLYWEHGAEPQRSQRSRHNRVVLRDLQPQTCYCVAVQSVVESYGNKSSAFTAAQCAWTAGAPPWWQILLYFLGFLLASFLLVLPVLLLVFRCYRTVKSTCWPSVALPETLRQLLSDSSAADRPRLLTAAGGSCDRQWVCSELIIQDLPEAAADVETAPPLEAERDDRCHQGSGDSGVYSLDGSASSQQLSDHCGSSWREQVSPTSRALVQQGAVGAPV, from the exons ATGTGGGCGACCGTCTGCTGGACTCTCCTCACGCTGGCTGTTCGCGGAAGCGCCG AACCGGCGCCGCCCCAGAACCTGACCATGGTGACCCTGAACACTAACTACCAGCTGCACTGGGACTGGAACGGGCCGGCCACCGATCACGTGACCTTCGCAGTCCAGTACCTGTC GAGCTACAAAAGGGAACAACACAAGGACGACTGGTCGTCCCCGAGCAGCTGTGACAACACGACCCGTCGCTTCTGTGACCTGACCCACCAGAACCTTGTTTACTTTGGCTGCTACAACGTCAGAGTACGAGCCATCATCAAGGGGGACCCCTCAAACTGGACCTCCACAGAATTCTGCCCCGACAAAGACG CGCGCCTGGGTCCGCCCAGCAGAGTGGAGCTGTCTCCTGTGGGGGCCGATCTGGAGGTGGTGATCACGGACCCCCTGACCAGCAGCAACACCACCATGAGGGAGATGTGCTCGTCGCTGCGCTACCTCCTGCTGTACTGGGAGCACGGGGCCGAGCCTCAG AGGAGTCAGCGGAGCCGCCACAATCGAGTGGTCCTGCGGGACCTTCAGCCTCAGACGTGCTACTGCGTCGCCGTCCAGTCCGTGGTGGAGTCCTACGGCAACAAGAGCAGCGCCTTCACGGCGGCACAGTGCGCCTGGACGGCAG GAGCTCCTCCCTGGTGGCAGATCCTGCTCTACTTCCTGGGCTTCCTGCTGGCCTCCttcctgctggtgctgccggtgctgctgctggtcttcAGATGCTACAGGACCGTCAAGTCCACCTGCTGGCCCTCGGTGGCGCTGCCCGAGACGCTGCGACAG ctcctcagcGACTCCTCCGCTGCGGACCGTCCTCGCCTCCTCACCGCCGCGggtgggtcatgtgaccgccAGTGGGTGTGTTCGGAGCTGATCATCCAAGACCTGCCGGAGGCTGCAGCTGACGTGGAGACGGCGCCCCCGCTGGAAGCGGAGCGGGACGACAG GTGTCACCAGGGCAGCGGGGACTCGGGCGTTTACTCTTTGGACGGCAGCGCTTCCAGCCAGCAGCTGTCGGACCACTGCGGCTCCTCCTGGCGGGAGCAGGTCTCGCCCACGAGCCGGGCTCTGGTCCAGCAGGGTGCTGTGGGGGCGCCCGTCTGA
- the LOC128765565 gene encoding interleukin-10 receptor subunit beta-like encodes MFGALLLLVLGVSSRPVTSSALDAPRNVRLTSVNMNLQLEWDPPEGGARDLLYSTQFWARMSPAQVTAGCVNTTRRRCDLSAVARPVSEFGAYVGSVRAQRGAQTSSWTHSNSLTLFRDTVIGPPGLALLSRGSSLEVVITDPEFSVSSLRSTFPDATYNLSYWREGEQQVQRIPDAQQNRLVLNELQPWSRYCAEVHIRTELAGASRPSGTVCESTSSSEEAAPWLAAAVTAAVLALLVALLVIGVRHRQSISYFLCPQEVMPEHWKQYLLAPPSSLLTQQAPPTEDYHPLSVLPEQPAEAQRPLDSPCSDATVDGTVWPC; translated from the exons ATGTTCGGCGCTCTGCTTCTGCTCGTCCTCGGCGTCTCGTCACGGCCGGTGACGTCCTCAG CTCTGGACGCCCCCAGAAACGTGCGCTTGACCTCCGTCAACATGAACCTGCAGCTGGAGTGGGACCCGCCGGAGGGGGGCGCCCGCGACCTGCTCTACTCCACCCAGTTCTG GGCGCGCATGAGCCCGGCCCAGGTCACGGCCGGCTGCGTCAACACGACGCGGCGCCGCTGCGACCTCAGCGCCGTGGCGCGGCCCGTCTCGGAGTTTGGCGCGTACGTGGGCAGCGTGCGGGCTCAGCGCGGAGCCCAGACCTCCAGCTGGACCCACAGCAACTCACTCACCCTGTTCAGAGACA CTGTGATCGGACCCCCGGGCCTGGCCCTCCTCTCCAGGGGCTCCTCCTTGGAGGTGGTCATCACCGACCCAGAATTCTCGGTGTCCTCGCTGCGGTCCACCTTTCCTGACGCCACCTACAACCTCTCCTACTGGAGGGAGGgggagcagcag GTCCAGCGGATCCCCGACGCCCAGCAGAACCGACTGGTCCTGAATGAGCTGCAGCCATGGAGCAGGTACTGCGCGGAGGTCCACATCCGGACGGAGCTGGCCGGAGCCAGCCGACCCAGCGGGACTGTCTGCgagagcaccagcagcagcg AGGAGGCCGCTCCGTGGCTGGCGGCAGCGGTGACGGCCGCCGTCCTGGCGCTTCTGGTTGCTCTGCTGGTGATTGGCGTGCGCCACCGTCAAAGCATCTCGTACTTCCTCTGTCCGCAGGAAGTGATGCCGGAACACTGGAAGCAG TACCTGCTGGCTCCGCCCTCCTCACTGCTCACACAGCAGGCGCCCCCCACTGAGGACTACCACCCGCTCAGCGTCCTTCCCGAGCAGCCCGCAGAagcacagcgccccctggatTCTCCCTGCAGTGACGCCACTGTCGACGGGACCGTCTGGCCATGCTGA